In Flavobacteriales bacterium, one genomic interval encodes:
- a CDS encoding DUF4412 domain-containing protein, translating into MIRSLRNLALVAGLFTTMTQAQSFEGVIEFKKTSGPVVTSYKYYVKGDHVRIEEVSSKGEVQGIMLVDTHDKTVVALSPERKLFMDVPNMRLPKEVETSITKTNESKEMLNYKCEKWVVKSNAEDRLITYWVAADAFDFFIPLLETLNRKDEQAVFFLEIPDSKGVFPIVGLEQKIDGAEVGRLEVSNIAKGPQKDALFEIPAGYNKFERN; encoded by the coding sequence ATGATCCGATCACTGCGAAATCTAGCGCTGGTAGCTGGCCTATTCACGACCATGACGCAAGCTCAATCCTTTGAGGGTGTCATTGAGTTCAAGAAAACATCCGGTCCTGTCGTTACCAGTTACAAGTATTATGTAAAAGGTGATCACGTGCGGATCGAGGAGGTCAGCTCCAAAGGGGAAGTTCAAGGTATCATGCTGGTGGATACACATGATAAGACCGTGGTGGCGCTGAGCCCCGAGCGCAAATTATTCATGGACGTTCCCAATATGCGTTTGCCGAAGGAGGTGGAGACCAGCATCACGAAAACGAACGAATCCAAAGAAATGCTCAACTATAAGTGCGAGAAGTGGGTCGTGAAGAGCAACGCGGAGGACAGGCTGATCACGTATTGGGTGGCTGCCGATGCCTTTGATTTCTTTATTCCACTTTTGGAAACGTTGAATCGCAAGGATGAACAAGCAGTGTTCTTCTTGGAGATCCCGGATTCAAAAGGTGTTTTTCCGATCGTAGGTCTGGAACAGAAGATCGATGGTGCCGAAGTAGGCCGCTTGGAAGTATCCAACATTGCTAAAGGTCCGCAGAAAGACGCTCTTTTCGAGATCCCGGCCGGTTACAATAAGTTCGAGCGCAACTAG
- a CDS encoding LD-carboxypeptidase — MNVITPKPLRKGDLIAIIPTARAINAEELKDGIALAESWGLRVRLGAGIGRKHFQQAGTDKERAADLQAVINDPEVRAIWCARGGYGTIHLMDKVDLKPLLKNPKWIVGFSDVTVLHNALHDLGVASLHAQMPFMIAKKTEACRETLRAALFGEAEEISYQFDTAGTKDALTRTGEATGQLVGGNLSILYALRGSQLDIDPAGKILYLEDLDELNYHLDRMLQNLKYSGWFKNLAGLVIGHMTDMHDKNDEDPFGQTAHAMIKAAMGDVNYPVCSGFPAGHDADNRAIIMGQKAKLSVTNEGATLSFILKSLKA; from the coding sequence ATGAATGTGATCACCCCAAAACCGTTGCGCAAAGGAGACCTCATTGCAATAATTCCTACTGCGCGTGCCATAAATGCTGAAGAATTGAAAGATGGTATTGCGTTGGCAGAAAGTTGGGGCTTGCGTGTAAGGCTGGGAGCGGGCATTGGGCGCAAGCATTTCCAGCAAGCCGGTACTGACAAAGAACGCGCTGCGGATCTGCAAGCAGTGATCAATGATCCTGAAGTACGTGCTATCTGGTGTGCGCGTGGCGGTTATGGCACCATACACCTTATGGACAAGGTGGATCTAAAACCGCTACTTAAGAATCCAAAATGGATAGTAGGGTTCAGCGATGTGACCGTGCTGCACAATGCCTTACACGATCTGGGTGTGGCAAGTCTTCACGCACAGATGCCGTTCATGATCGCGAAAAAGACCGAAGCCTGCCGAGAAACATTGCGTGCTGCGTTGTTCGGTGAGGCAGAAGAGATCAGTTACCAATTTGATACCGCTGGAACGAAAGATGCATTGACCCGCACAGGCGAAGCCACAGGTCAACTGGTAGGAGGCAACCTCAGCATTCTTTATGCATTAAGAGGTTCTCAACTCGATATCGATCCTGCGGGAAAGATCCTGTATTTGGAAGATCTGGATGAGCTCAATTACCATTTGGACCGCATGTTACAGAACCTGAAGTACAGTGGGTGGTTCAAGAACCTTGCAGGGCTGGTGATCGGCCACATGACGGACATGCACGACAAGAATGATGAAGACCCGTTCGGGCAAACGGCACATGCTATGATCAAAGCGGCCATGGGTGATGTGAACTATCCTGTTTGCTCCGGTTTTCCGGCAGGTCATGATGCGGACAACCGCGCAATTATCATGGGCCAAAAAGCAAAACTCAGCGTCACCAATGAAGGTGCAACGCTGAGTTTTATACTGAAAAGCTTAAAGGCTTAA
- a CDS encoding T9SS type A sorting domain-containing protein encodes MLRSILLAIAFITIGADLYSQRVLPVGEGTVGQGSVYDMVEYNGQVILGGLFASFNGHARKNLQGWDGANHFDYPGAFEAPTNRVSALEIYNGDLIAGGNEPILGNIARWDGSTWHPMGAGINGTVKAIHIFNNELYAAGSDGTVNTWDGSVWQQLGDAFNGSIEAIQGHNGELYVGGDFDQNASSTVVIRRLAKWNGSSWVEVNNGLNNRVQNMLSTSDGLIIVGYFDSRGDGVQNFPSWTIFNGSNFNEPTFTVRNNLIGIESVCAHPQGGFILGGYGPYSMWVNGSETLDIHFNWLRNIIQYNGKLFVCGSSGTSYNVIRGLGHLVEGTEYALLDAGSNSAAITPTSSMFHDIYRSLPGFEAPKGDNTFTISLTSPWLIGKNMDTLHSSVPIYNVNDPPSAGPNANVMNSDYYERYYQVWKLDRDMISHHALHWNDAGYTAPYVISSWPGNGDMSNGEPAQIAPYADLNSNGLYEPSTGEFPLIRGDQAIYYIQHTVQESWNQHPTMKLDLNIMSYAFNDPIETDLYSTVFCNFNIVNRGSDNYTDARFGIFADLDIGYSEDDVVECDSALNLFFAYNRYDIDLGASFTDAYGSFLPAQGVQFLNEPMTAHSSYRSGPLNVEDLMSGTFNGAPYMNLEYPTHFQFPGGAWTDTVNSVPTSTLNRMTIGSIGPFTYNSGDTICVDVAYPYAMSASGNRLESVTDLKARAQALRAWYATQDFACGYYPDNITQVATLDASTFALYPNPTSGEVTLTGYPAKESLAITVHNVLGAVVQQQTWPAAKPQFTLSTDGWNDGIYILSIAGKDRTTALRLVVSH; translated from the coding sequence ATGTTAAGATCAATTCTACTCGCAATTGCATTCATTACCATAGGCGCCGATCTATACTCTCAAAGGGTCTTACCAGTTGGCGAAGGAACAGTTGGACAAGGCAGTGTGTATGATATGGTCGAATACAATGGCCAAGTTATTCTAGGCGGCCTCTTTGCCAGCTTTAATGGCCATGCACGTAAAAACCTACAAGGCTGGGATGGCGCAAACCATTTCGATTATCCGGGGGCTTTCGAAGCACCAACGAACCGGGTAAGCGCTCTGGAGATCTACAATGGCGATCTCATCGCAGGAGGTAATGAACCCATTTTGGGGAACATTGCGCGTTGGGATGGAAGCACATGGCACCCAATGGGTGCTGGGATCAACGGTACTGTAAAGGCTATCCATATATTCAACAATGAGCTATACGCGGCCGGCTCTGACGGTACGGTAAATACCTGGGACGGTTCGGTCTGGCAGCAGTTAGGCGATGCGTTCAACGGTTCAATTGAAGCAATTCAAGGGCACAATGGCGAATTGTATGTAGGTGGTGATTTCGATCAAAACGCAAGCAGCACAGTGGTAATTCGACGCTTGGCAAAGTGGAACGGAAGCTCTTGGGTAGAAGTAAACAATGGCCTGAACAATAGAGTGCAGAACATGCTCTCAACTTCTGACGGCTTGATCATCGTAGGATACTTCGACTCGCGCGGCGATGGGGTCCAGAATTTCCCGTCTTGGACCATTTTTAACGGGTCAAACTTCAACGAACCAACATTCACAGTACGCAATAATCTCATTGGCATCGAGTCGGTATGTGCTCATCCCCAAGGTGGTTTCATCCTCGGCGGCTATGGGCCATATTCAATGTGGGTCAATGGCAGCGAAACGCTCGATATTCACTTCAACTGGCTTCGCAATATTATCCAGTACAACGGGAAGCTTTTTGTTTGTGGGTCTAGCGGTACGTCATATAATGTGATACGGGGGTTAGGTCATTTAGTAGAAGGCACCGAGTACGCATTGTTGGATGCTGGAAGCAATAGCGCCGCGATAACGCCGACCTCATCCATGTTTCATGACATTTACCGCAGCTTACCAGGATTCGAGGCACCTAAAGGTGACAATACGTTTACGATCAGTTTAACCTCGCCATGGTTGATCGGAAAGAATATGGATACTCTTCACAGTTCTGTGCCAATATATAACGTGAACGACCCTCCGTCCGCAGGTCCTAATGCGAATGTCATGAACAGCGACTATTACGAACGATACTACCAGGTCTGGAAGTTGGATCGAGATATGATCAGCCATCACGCACTGCACTGGAACGATGCCGGCTACACAGCACCTTATGTCATTTCCTCATGGCCCGGCAATGGTGATATGAGCAATGGGGAACCTGCACAGATCGCACCATACGCAGACTTGAACAGCAATGGGCTTTATGAACCAAGCACAGGGGAATTCCCCCTGATCCGTGGCGACCAAGCCATCTATTACATCCAACATACAGTGCAAGAGTCTTGGAACCAACATCCAACGATGAAATTGGACCTGAACATTATGAGTTATGCTTTCAATGACCCGATCGAAACTGACCTCTACTCAACTGTGTTCTGCAACTTCAACATCGTTAATCGCGGCAGCGATAATTATACGGATGCCCGTTTCGGAATTTTCGCGGATCTGGATATTGGTTATTCAGAAGATGATGTTGTGGAGTGTGATTCTGCACTAAACCTTTTCTTTGCTTATAACAGATATGACATTGACCTAGGGGCGTCTTTTACTGATGCTTATGGATCTTTCCTACCCGCACAAGGGGTTCAGTTTCTTAACGAACCCATGACAGCTCACTCCTCCTATAGAAGCGGTCCACTTAATGTGGAAGACCTCATGAGCGGCACGTTCAACGGCGCACCATACATGAACTTGGAGTATCCCACACATTTCCAATTTCCGGGTGGTGCATGGACTGATACGGTTAACAGCGTGCCGACTAGCACCCTGAATCGCATGACTATAGGCTCGATAGGCCCATTCACCTACAACTCCGGCGATACCATCTGCGTGGACGTGGCCTACCCCTATGCCATGTCTGCAAGTGGGAACCGACTGGAGAGTGTGACCGACCTTAAAGCGCGAGCCCAAGCCTTGAGGGCATGGTACGCCACGCAAGATTTTGCATGCGGTTATTATCCGGATAATATCACCCAAGTAGCCACTTTGGACGCATCGACTTTCGCGCTCTATCCGAATCCAACGAGTGGAGAAGTAACGCTAACGGGGTATCCTGCTAAAGAAAGTCTGGCCATAACCGTTCACAATGTGCTCGGGGCAGTCGTTCAGCAACAAACATGGCCCGCTGCCAAACCACAATTCACCCTAAGTACGGATGGATGGAACGATGGCATTTACATTCTTTCCATAGCCGGCAAGGATAGAACAACTGCACTGCGCCTAGTTGTGTCACACTAA
- a CDS encoding HAMP domain-containing histidine kinase: MDLYSRKQRWKLVLAAVALLLVGASLWYSSSIVERVRSEERRKVKLWAEAVQNRAQLVNYTEKLFDRLREEERKKVELWAEAMLRLVNTKETDFSFYLKVVSDNTTVPVIITDAKGEVKFHRNLDEGISDDPNKLQAEVAEMAKLHEPVEIAIHGDQKQFLYYTDSKVFTELQEVMDGIISSFISETVMSTAAVPVIYTDSTRTKVIESGNIEPEVMADSAALRSRIRSMAQANTPIVIDLPGKGRNYIFYEESLVITQLRYFPFVQLAILGLFLLVAYALFSLFRNAEQNQVWVGMAKETAHQLGTPLSSLMAWMELLKAQNVDPDALAEMRKDVDRLEVITERFSKIGSAPALELEKLYYTLRATVLYLRPRLPSHAKIDVVQPADPEQLIPLNRALFSWVIENLIRNAIDAMEGEGSITLEMIPEGNEIHVDVTDTGKGIPISQQRTVFQPGFTTKKRGWGLGLSLSKRIVEQYHGGRIVVKKSTPGVGTTFRITLAAETLGNKIVTEPITNV; this comes from the coding sequence ATGGATCTCTACTCCCGAAAACAACGATGGAAACTCGTGCTCGCCGCTGTGGCGTTGTTGCTCGTAGGTGCGTCGTTGTGGTATAGTAGCAGCATTGTAGAGCGGGTGCGATCGGAAGAACGGCGGAAAGTGAAACTTTGGGCAGAAGCGGTGCAGAACCGGGCCCAATTGGTCAACTACACAGAGAAATTGTTCGATCGGTTGCGCGAAGAAGAACGCAAGAAAGTAGAACTCTGGGCAGAAGCGATGCTTCGGTTGGTGAACACCAAGGAAACGGATTTCTCTTTTTACTTGAAGGTGGTGAGCGACAATACCACAGTACCCGTGATCATTACGGATGCAAAAGGCGAAGTGAAATTCCATCGAAATCTGGATGAAGGGATAAGTGACGACCCGAACAAGCTCCAAGCAGAAGTAGCCGAAATGGCCAAGCTCCATGAACCGGTTGAGATCGCGATCCACGGCGATCAAAAACAATTTCTTTACTACACGGACTCGAAAGTGTTCACCGAGCTACAGGAGGTCATGGACGGGATCATCAGTTCCTTCATTTCCGAAACGGTCATGTCCACTGCCGCCGTGCCAGTGATCTATACGGACAGTACGCGTACCAAGGTGATCGAAAGCGGCAACATCGAACCTGAAGTAATGGCGGACAGCGCTGCCTTGAGATCACGGATCAGATCCATGGCGCAAGCGAACACACCGATCGTGATCGACCTACCGGGAAAAGGGCGCAACTACATTTTCTATGAAGAATCCTTGGTGATCACCCAGCTACGCTATTTCCCGTTCGTACAGTTGGCCATATTGGGGCTGTTCCTTCTGGTTGCTTATGCCCTTTTCAGTTTGTTCCGCAATGCCGAACAGAACCAGGTCTGGGTCGGTATGGCCAAAGAAACCGCGCATCAATTGGGCACGCCACTGAGCTCTTTGATGGCATGGATGGAATTACTGAAAGCACAGAATGTTGATCCCGATGCGCTCGCCGAAATGCGCAAGGATGTGGACCGGTTGGAGGTGATCACGGAGCGCTTCAGCAAGATCGGAAGTGCGCCTGCATTGGAACTCGAAAAGCTCTACTATACGCTACGTGCAACCGTATTGTATCTACGTCCTCGCCTACCCTCACACGCAAAGATCGATGTGGTACAACCTGCCGATCCGGAACAATTGATTCCGTTGAACAGGGCGCTCTTCAGCTGGGTGATCGAGAATTTGATCCGCAACGCCATCGATGCCATGGAAGGTGAAGGGTCCATTACGTTGGAGATGATCCCCGAAGGCAACGAAATACATGTTGATGTTACCGACACTGGAAAAGGCATACCGATATCTCAACAACGCACTGTATTCCAACCAGGATTTACGACCAAAAAACGCGGCTGGGGACTAGGTCTTTCCCTCAGCAAGCGTATCGTCGAACAATACCATGGTGGCCGTATCGTAGTGAAGAAAAGCACACCCGGCGTTGGCACAACATTCCGGATAACGCTTGCCGCAGAGACCTTGGGCAACAAGATCGTGACCGAACCCATTACCAACGTATGA
- a CDS encoding YraN family protein yields MAEHNVLGIQGEQLACRFLEQRGYVILERNWHHAKHELDIIAQDGKELVIVEVKTRSSDKHGEPEDAVKPGQRSRIVKAANAYVMASNCELALRFDIISVILHPLGKPYIHHIADAFYPKLNDRTL; encoded by the coding sequence ATGGCAGAGCATAACGTACTCGGGATCCAAGGAGAGCAACTCGCATGCCGATTTCTGGAACAGCGGGGATATGTGATCCTGGAGCGGAATTGGCATCATGCCAAGCACGAGTTGGATATTATAGCCCAGGACGGTAAGGAACTCGTGATCGTAGAGGTGAAAACCCGGAGCAGTGACAAACATGGTGAACCGGAAGATGCCGTAAAACCTGGGCAACGAAGTCGGATAGTAAAAGCCGCCAACGCCTACGTAATGGCAAGTAATTGTGAATTAGCGCTCCGATTCGACATCATTAGTGTGATCTTGCACCCGCTAGGCAAGCCATACATCCATCATATTGCCGATGCTTTTTACCCCAAATTGAATGACCGAACGCTCTAA
- a CDS encoding pseudouridine synthase yields the protein MTERSKGPRGRGQDKRTSAPKRSSDRSEKGQGSERSGHPDERGPRGETDDDRWKKRSGVGHPGARSEGSKNDRSNDRGTGSSGRSEDGKPKSKARPKKRTASGSGKRGASAGRGEEGPERPSARAGKRPPASGRARTGEAPGSRGGARSPSGTKDGEHSERPAPKKFSKDRSRATRDARTAGRGLGRGQDRNSKRGRMAEEGNDDGLIRLNRYLAQSGVASRREADDLIKAGVVQVNGVIVTELGTKISPTDRVHYGGQRLTTEKKRYVLLNKPKNFITTTDDPQDRRTVMALIDDACTERLYPVGRLDRHTTGVLLMTNDGDLAKKLTHPSFGAEKIYSATLDHPMTKADLEQLVIGVELEDGPAVADEASFVQGKPKNEVGIKIHMGRNRVVRRMFEALGYEVLKLDRVMFAGLTKKDLPRSKWRHLSEKEVLFLRKRK from the coding sequence ATGACCGAACGCTCTAAAGGACCTCGTGGAAGAGGCCAGGATAAACGCACTTCAGCACCAAAAAGAAGCTCAGATCGTTCTGAAAAAGGGCAAGGAAGCGAACGTTCCGGACATCCGGATGAACGCGGCCCTCGCGGCGAGACCGACGATGACCGCTGGAAAAAGCGCAGTGGAGTTGGTCATCCAGGTGCGCGAAGCGAAGGTTCTAAGAATGACCGTAGTAATGATCGCGGTACCGGATCAAGTGGTCGAAGCGAAGACGGTAAGCCCAAAAGCAAAGCACGCCCAAAAAAGCGCACTGCGAGCGGTTCGGGTAAACGCGGGGCCAGCGCCGGTCGTGGAGAAGAAGGACCAGAAAGACCATCTGCACGAGCTGGCAAAAGGCCACCTGCATCAGGAAGGGCCCGCACGGGTGAAGCTCCCGGTAGTCGTGGTGGCGCACGCTCGCCCTCCGGAACGAAAGATGGCGAACATAGCGAACGCCCAGCTCCAAAGAAATTCAGTAAGGATAGATCACGCGCCACCCGTGATGCACGTACCGCCGGCCGAGGCTTAGGTCGTGGCCAGGACCGTAACAGCAAACGGGGCCGCATGGCGGAAGAAGGTAACGACGATGGCCTCATTCGTTTGAACCGTTATTTGGCACAAAGCGGCGTGGCAAGCCGCCGCGAAGCTGATGACCTGATCAAAGCAGGCGTGGTACAAGTGAACGGCGTAATTGTAACCGAACTTGGAACAAAGATCAGCCCCACCGACCGTGTGCATTACGGCGGGCAGCGCCTGACCACCGAGAAAAAACGCTACGTTCTACTGAACAAACCGAAGAACTTCATTACTACCACGGACGACCCACAGGACCGCCGCACCGTAATGGCACTGATTGACGATGCCTGCACGGAACGACTTTACCCAGTAGGTCGTTTGGATCGACACACGACCGGTGTGTTGCTCATGACCAACGATGGCGATCTGGCCAAAAAGCTCACGCATCCCAGCTTCGGAGCCGAAAAGATCTACTCCGCAACATTGGATCACCCAATGACCAAAGCCGACCTGGAACAACTGGTCATTGGTGTTGAGTTGGAAGATGGGCCTGCCGTAGCTGACGAAGCCAGTTTCGTACAAGGCAAACCCAAGAACGAGGTTGGGATCAAGATCCACATGGGTCGGAACCGAGTAGTACGCCGCATGTTCGAGGCACTAGGCTATGAAGTGCTGAAGCTGGACCGCGTAATGTTCGCTGGCCTAACGAAGAAGGATCTACCGCGCAGTAAGTGGCGTCATTTATCCGAGAAGGAAGTTCTGTTCTTGCGGAAGAGGAAGTGA